The region ATTATGAAGACTCAAGCTCATTTAATCAATCTATCCAGATTAAGCCAATTCTAGACCCTGGTATGGTTTACCTTGATCCTTTCTACAAAGAACTGGACAAGTCAGACCGTGAATGGGGGTTCGTCTTTGAAGACATAACAAAGGATGAATGCAAGCGCCTATGGCCTGATATTGATGTTACGAGCTGGACTGAGGATAAAGTACGCGGATGGGTAAAAGAAGACACCGTCAGGGTTGCCGATTACTATTGTGTGGAGTTTATAGATGATATTCTCTATCAACTTCCAGATGGCACCGCTGAGTATGGCAGTCAAATACCTCCAGAAGTATTGGCACAACTAAAACAGATGGTTGAAGGTGGAGAGCTTAAAACTCGCCCTTGCAAGCGCAAACAATGGAAAATCCATAAGCTAGTAGGTAATAGCGATGATCCTGTATCTTCTGTCGATTGGGTAGGGTCAATACTTCCTGTGATTGAAGTCGTTGGCAAGGAAATGATGGTTAATGGCGAAGTGGTCAAGAAAGGTCTAGTTCGCGACCTAAAAGACCCAGCTAGAATGGTTAACTATGCTTATTCGGCAACTGTAGAATCCATTGCCTTGCAGAACAAAATCCCTTACATGGCTCCTGCTGATGCAGTGGAAGGCTACGAACAGATATGGGAGAAGGCTAACCTTGAGAATAGGTCATATCTACCATATAACCACGTAGACGACTCTGGGAACCCTATCCCTAAGCCAGAGCGCCAAATGCCTGCCGTGCTACCGTCTGCACAGATTCAACTGCTACAACTCTCTGTAGAACAAATGCGCGCAGCGTCAGGCCAGCAGCAAGCTAACTTCGGGCAGAAGTCAGAAGCCTCTAGTGGTATTGGTATCCAGCGTCTCAAGATGCAAGGCGAGATAGCTACTTATCACTTCATGGATGCGCTTAACCGTGCATTGAAGTACGAGATTCGCGTTATCCTTGAATTAATCTGCTCCGGCAAGATTCTGGACACTAAGCGAGTAGTAAGATTGATGGGAATTGATGGTGAGCAGAAACACGCCACACTTGACCCTAATCATTCACAGGCATACACCGAAATTGGGGTGGATGACGTAACCAAGATATTCAATCCGACTATTGGGTCATATGATGTGGCGATTGATACTGGCCCATCCTACATGACCAAACGGATTGAAGGTGCTGCCCAATTAACCCAGAT is a window of Elusimicrobiota bacterium DNA encoding:
- a CDS encoding portal protein — encoded protein: MENDQPEVETSEEEAKDSIVVEAKERYEIAKVAYSQTKTQAVEDTKFYLADSDNGWQWPQNIALQRSTIERRPCLTINVTAQHVNQIVNAIRENPPTGKVTPVDDFADKKTAEILGDVIRNIQSSSNAEDIHNIATEHAIAGGEGYWRIVTDYEDSSSFNQSIQIKPILDPGMVYLDPFYKELDKSDREWGFVFEDITKDECKRLWPDIDVTSWTEDKVRGWVKEDTVRVADYYCVEFIDDILYQLPDGTAEYGSQIPPEVLAQLKQMVEGGELKTRPCKRKQWKIHKLVGNSDDPVSSVDWVGSILPVIEVVGKEMMVNGEVVKKGLVRDLKDPARMVNYAYSATVESIALQNKIPYMAPADAVEGYEQIWEKANLENRSYLPYNHVDDSGNPIPKPERQMPAVLPSAQIQLLQLSVEQMRAASGQQQANFGQKSEASSGIGIQRLKMQGEIATYHFMDALNRALKYEIRVILELICSGKILDTKRVVRLMGIDGEQKHATLDPNHSQAYTEIGVDDVTKIFNPTIGSYDVAIDTGPSYMTKRIEGAAQLTQIAQQNPQMMQVAGDIVMKSLDVPYADKIAERMAKMLPPQLQDEKPGDIPPQVKQAMDMASQHIQQQDQVIGQMQQELQKYKEEDEHKDLELQIKAYQAETDRMAKMAVAATPEQIQAVVMQTLQQMLAQPPIYETATSEAQEQPQMQLMPQDIPQPMPQDQGMPQGGMTPQPPVS